CGACTAGTGGGTCAAAAATCCTCGACAATTTTATTCCTGTCTATACCGCGACCGCTGTTCAGAACCTTCTCAATGAGGGGATAGTGATGACCGGCAAGACTAATATGGACGAGTTTGCCATGGGTTCTTCAACGGAAAATTCTGGATTTTTTACGACCCGCAATCCATGGGATTTAGAAAGGGTTCCCGGTGGCTCAAGCGGGGGCTCGGCCGCAGCGGTTGCCGCTGAAGAGGCTATCTTCTCACTGGGTTCTGATACCGGCGGCTCAATAAGGCAGCCTGCCGCACTTTGCGGGATCGTCGGGATGAAGCCGACTTACGGCCTGGTTTCAAGATACGGGCTTATTGCCTTTGCTTCGTCTCTTGATCAGATAGGGCCATTTACTAAAGATGTTACCGATTGCGCACTTGTCCTGAACTATCTGGTTGGGCACGATTCGATGGACTCGACATCCGTGACAATAGATAAGCCCGACTATACCAAGTCGCTCATAAACAATCTTAAAGGGGTAAAGATTGGTGTTCCTAAAGAACTGATGACTGAGGGCATTGATTCTGACGTTAAAAAGGCGGTCGAAAACGCGCTGGAAATATTGTCGAAAAATGGTGCAATTGTTGCTGAAACTTCCCTGCCGCATCTTGAATACGGTCTGTCGGCTTACTACATTATTGCACCGGCAGAGGCAAGCTCAAACCTTGCAAGATTTGATGGTGTAAGATACGGCTACCGGGTGCCTGATCCTGAAGACTTGATGGACATGTATATGCGAACCCGTTCCGAAGGTTTTGGTGACGAGGTTAAAAG
This DNA window, taken from Bacillota bacterium, encodes the following:
- the gatA gene encoding Asp-tRNA(Asn)/Glu-tRNA(Gln) amidotransferase subunit GatA, which translates into the protein MELYQMTIHELSEKLAVKEVSAKEIAESVFARIDSVEDKVKSYLTLTRDIAMEQAERVDKKIANGEKVGPLAGIPTAIKDVMCTKGVRTTSGSKILDNFIPVYTATAVQNLLNEGIVMTGKTNMDEFAMGSSTENSGFFTTRNPWDLERVPGGSSGGSAAAVAAEEAIFSLGSDTGGSIRQPAALCGIVGMKPTYGLVSRYGLIAFASSLDQIGPFTKDVTDCALVLNYLVGHDSMDSTSVTIDKPDYTKSLINNLKGVKIGVPKELMTEGIDSDVKKAVENALEILSKNGAIVAETSLPHLEYGLSAYYIIAPAEASSNLARFDGVRYGYRVPDPEDLMDMYMRTRSEGFGDEVKRRIMLGTYALSAGYYEAYYGKAQKVRTLISRDFSRAFEEFDVLVSPTSPTTAFKIGERVADPLQMYLSDICTIPVNLAGLPGISVPCGIVNGLPVGLQIIGKALGEEMLLRVAYSFEQSFEWSEKPRLETRD